From a single Brassica rapa cultivar Chiifu-401-42 chromosome A01, CAAS_Brap_v3.01, whole genome shotgun sequence genomic region:
- the LOC103835007 gene encoding peroxidase 30 has product MKTTNRFNVIVAVAATILMGMFESSDAQLQMNFYAKSCPNAEKIISDHIQKHIHNGPSLAAPLIRMHFHDCFVRGCDGSVLINSTSGNAERDAPPNLTLRGFGFVERIKTLLEAECPKTVSCADIIALTARDSVVATGGPWWSVPTGRRDGRISKLAEATNNIPGPTSNFTTLQQRFAKQGLNLKDLVLLSGAHTIGVSHCSSMSERLYNFSTTVKQDPSLDSEYAANIKANKCKSLTDNTTILEMDPGSSRSFDLSYYRLVLKRRGLFQSDSALTKNLATLKMINDLVNGSEKKFYKAFAKSMEKMGRVKVKTGSAGVIRTRCSVARS; this is encoded by the exons ATGAAGACGACGAATCGCTTCAATGTCATTGTTGCGGTTGCAGCAACGATACTTATGGGAATGTTTGAATCATCCGATGCTCAGCTTCAAATGAATTTCTACGCGAAAAGCTGTCCAAACGCTGAGAAAATAATTTCAGACCATATTCAAAAGCATATCCATAATGGCCCTTCTCTTGCAGCTCCTCTCATCAGAATGCACTTCCATGATTGCTTCGTCAGG GGATGCGATGGATCAGTGTTGATAAATTCAACATCTGGAAACGCAGAGAGAGATGCACCACCAAATCTAACACTCAGAGGATTCGGTTTCGTAGAGAGGATTAAAACTCTTCTAGAAGCAGAGTGTCCAAAGACTGTTTCATGCGCTGATATCATCGCTTTGACCGCTCGAGACTCAGTTGTTGCTACC GGAGGTCCTTGGTGGAGTGTTCCAACCGGAAGAAGAGACGGTAGGATCTCAAAATTGGCTGAGGCTACGAACAATATTCCCGGACCGACGAGTAACTTCACAACGTTACAACAACGTTTCGCTAAACAAGGCCTTAATCTCAAAGACCTTGTTCTACTCTCCG GGGCTCACACAATCGGCGTCTCGCATTGTTCTTCCATGAGTGAACGTCTCTACAACTTCTCGACGACAGTCAAACAAGATCCATCTCTGGACAGCGAGTACGCAGCGAACATAAAGGCCAACAAATGTAAGAGCCTCACCGACAACACCACCATCCTTGAGATGGATCCCGGTAGCAGTAGAAGCTTCGATCTCAGTTACTACAGGCTTGTCTTGAAAAGGAGAGGTCTCTTTCAGTCTGATTCTGCTTTGACAAAGAACTTAGCCACGTTAAAGATGATCAACGATTTGGTCAACGGTTCTGAAAAGAAGTTCTACAAGGCTTTTGCTAAGTCAATGGAAAAGATGGGGAGAGTTAAAGTGAAGACGGGTTCAGCCGGTGTGATCAGGACACGTTGTTCTGTTGCCCGAAGTTAG